The following coding sequences lie in one Globicephala melas chromosome 15, mGloMel1.2, whole genome shotgun sequence genomic window:
- the LOC138842352 gene encoding class A basic helix-loop-helix protein 9-like, producing the protein MEIPQIIRVKIFKMPKCRRKHSNKIQPDSQYDLEAGLGVSGGSVRLPPPILPNNYETPRQREEGSRGAFKSTPRAAGGQLPPNLDTPPPAAGRPQAARKRRGPDTPKLSPRAPRTARPAAPRRSRSRRLAAARETRPLPSASHSTPLPAAALPLSPLTARRHFPRSSALNRKLAAQHSASSRCSRRRRRHHKLSSRSRRRYSGGAEAVAAGAEARGPPGYVVSRPRPALPVPGGLARPGRWVVPPGQASVARGRGRVDPGAVFAHLPPGTRGGIRGTGVQP; encoded by the exons ATGGAAATCCCGCAGATAATTcgtgttaaaatatttaaaatgcccAAGTGCAGGAGGAAACACAGCAACAAAATCCAACCCGATTCTCAATACGActtggaggctgggctgggggtgagCGGGGGGTCTGTGCGGCTCCCCCCCCCGATTCTTCCGAATAACTACGAGACGCCGAGGCAGCGGGAGGAGGGGTCGCGGGGAGCTTTCAAAAGCACCCCGAGGGCTGCGGGAGG CCAGCTGCCGCCTAACCTCGACACCCCTCCTCCGGCCGCGGGCCGCCCCCAGGCTGCGAGGAAGCGGCGCGGCCCCGACACGCCGAAACTATCTCCGCGCGCCCCCCGCACGGCGCGTCCCGCAGCGCCTCGGCGGAGCCGGAGCCGCCGGCTCGCCGCAGCCCGGGAGACTCGCCCTCTTCCCTCCGCCTCGCACTCCACCCCCTTGCCCGCCGCCGCTCTTCCTTTATCTCCACTCACCGCCCGCCGCCATTTTCCTCGCAGCTCGGCTTTAAATCGGAAACTCGCCGCTCAGCACTCAGCCAGCAGCcgctgcagccgccgccgccgccgccaccacaAACTCAgcagccgcagccgccgccgTTACAGTGGAGGGGCTGAGGCAGTAGCCGCGGGAGCCGAGGCGCGGGGGCCGCCGGGATATGTAGTCTCGCGGCCACGCCCAGCACTACCGGTCCCAGGGGGCCTTGCGCGGCCGGGGCGGTGGGTGGTCCCGCCCGGTCAGGCTTCCGTGGCGCGAGGGCGTGGCCGAGTGGACCCTGGGGCCGTTTTCGCTCACTTACCACCTGGGACCCGCGGCGGGATCCGGGGAACTGGAGTGCAACCCTAG